Proteins from a genomic interval of Quercus robur chromosome 9, dhQueRobu3.1, whole genome shotgun sequence:
- the LOC126698263 gene encoding protein FAR1-RELATED SEQUENCE 5-like: MEGDDGSSSSPPEENMDMRLQASNNLDLNVEQDCRSPKVVHGNGTHSNPSVNDEASKDAVLKIGTEFESDEHAYKFYNRYARLVGFSVRKDWVNRSKVHGQVVSRKFTCSKEGYRRKDKRDVNVKKHRKETRTGCLAHMIITRQPDGKYRVTHFEAQHNHDNVSPTNAQTLPLQRELSCSQDAEASSEDNSGSHSKSAFELMNRRFEIQESLDDLAIDYDIYLQSERVRDMKEGEAGRLLHYFQRKHFENPSFFYAIQLDIDDKVSNMFWTNDNMVVDYDHFSDVVCLDTTSRTNKHFRPFVQFIGVNHHKQVLIFAAALLYDDTVESFKWLFRTFIEAMSGKKPKAILTDQDAAIVEAINSVLPETSHRICVWQTYQNALKHLSHVVKETDSFAKDLKGCIFYHKDEEDFIRAWEAMLEKYGLQQNEWLRWMFREREKWAVVYGRNTFFIDMNGLHLGECLFNDLKNYLNSDLDILHFFKYFERVVEEQCYKETEANNDMNRCLPRLMGNVVLLKHASDVYTPRAFEVFQRGYEKCLNVVVNKCNQNGSLLEYKAKTFGQAREHTVKFDSSDNTVTCSCLKFEYVGFLCSHALKVLDHRNIKIVPSRYILKRWTKDGRSGSVRDSYEFTIQDNPKLVVASRYKNLCHKMLKLSARASESEEAFQFAASQLDEVMEGVEKILTLKPEEAQAVTSSSTGANVSESEHADIFLDGNTIDNQDENGVKGAKEKERAIPNRGQLSNVNGKVSHTKGVQNIEASPPNIVNCISSSPRAFISSQATTPNPIMQGMYNFDTSQVVQCMYPQSNLVMDQQPNPNIYHSPNFFSHQHDSPVQTQLLQEPLIHNPYQESDSSTSQLRHAMELDVQHPHSPSFLLYDDRYRASNTYLGPK; encoded by the exons ATGGAAGGAGATGATGGCAGCTCAAGTAGTCCTCCTGAAGAGAATATGGATATGAGACTTCAAGCATCAAATAACTTGGACTTGAATGTGGAGCAGGACTGCCGCAGCCCAAAAGTTGTCCATGGTAATGGAACCCATTCCAATCCTTCCGTAAATGATGAAGCCAGCAAAGATGCAGTACTAAAAATTGGTACAGAGTTTGAATCAGATGAACATGCATACAAATTCTACAACAGATATGCGAGATTGGTAGGTTTTAGTGTTCGTAAAGACTGGGTAAATAGGAGTAAGGTGCATGGTCAGGTGGTATCTAGGAAGTTCACGTGCTCTAAAGAGGGATACCGAAGGAAAGACAAAAGAGATGTTAATGTGAAGAAACACCGAAAGGAAACTAGAACTGGTTGCTTGGCACATATGATCATTACTCGTCAGCCTGATGGTAAATACCGGGTTACACATTTTGAAGCGCAACACAATCATGACAATGTAAGCCCAACTAATGCTCAAACATTACCATTGCAAAGAGAATTAAGCTGTTCTCAAGATGCTGAAGCTAGCTCAGAAGATAATTCAGGGTCGCACTCTAAATCAGCATTTGAATTGATGAATAGACGATTTGAAATCCAGGAATCCCTTGATGATCTTGCCATTGATTATGACATTTATCTTCAGTCTGAAAGGGTAAGAGATATGAAGGAGGGAGAGGCAGGGCGTCTATTGCATTATTTTCAAAGGAAGCACTTTGAAAACCCATCATTCTTTTACGCTATACAGCTAGATATTGATGACAAGGTAAGTAACATGTTTTGGACCAATGATAATATGGTAGTGGACTATGACCATTTCAGCGATGTGGTCTGTTTGGACACGACTTCCAGAACAAACAAACACTTTCGGCCATTTGTACAGTTTATAGGAGTGAACCATCACaaacaagttttgatttttGCGGCTGCACTTTTATACGATGACACTGTAGAATCTTTTAAGTGGCTATTTCGAACTTTCATAGAAGCAATGTCTGGGAAGAAGCCAAAGGCCATTCTCACAGATCAGGATGCAGCAATTGTTGAAGCAATCAATTCAGTCTTACCAGAAACAAGCCATCGTATATGTGTATGGCAAACATATCAGAATGCTCTCAAACACCTAAGCCATGTGGTCAAAGAGACTGATTCTTTTGCTAAAGATCTAAAGGGATGTATCTTTTACCACAAGGACGAGGAGGATTTCATACGTGCCTGGGAGGCTATGCTGGAAAAATATGGTCTTCAGCAGAATGAGTGGTTAAGATGGATGtttagggagagagagaaatgggcTGTGGTATATGGCAGGAATACTTTTTTCATTGACATGAATGGCTTGCATCTGGGTGAGTGTTTATTTAATGATTTgaaaaattacttaaattctGACCTTGAcattcttcatttctttaaGTATTTTGAAAGGGTAGTAGAAGAGCAATGTTACAAAGAAACTGAAGCTAACAATGACATGAACAGATGTTTGCCAAGACTAATGGGGAACGTGGTTTTGTTAAAGCATGCAAGTGATGTTTACACCCCAAGGGCATTTGAAGTATTTCAGCGGGGATATGAGAAGTGCTTAAATGTTGTTGTTAACAAATGCAATCAGAATGGATCATTGTTGGAGTACAAGGCTAAAACATTTGGGCAAGCTCGAGAACACACAGTTAAATTTGATTCTTCTGATAATACAGTTACTTGCAGTTGTCTGAAGTTTGAGTATGTTGGGTTTCTATGTAGCCATGCACTGAAAGTGCTTGATCACAGGAATATAAAGATTGTCCCATCCCGATATATATTGAAGAGATGGACAAAAGATGGAAGGTCTGGAAGTGTGAGAGATAGTTACGAATTTACCATACAAGATAATCCCAAGTTGGTTGTTGCAAGCCGTTACAAAAATTTGTGCCACAAAATGCTTAAGTTATCTGCCAGGGCTTCTGAGTCTGAGGAAGCATTTCAATTTGCTGCCAGTCAACTTGATGAAGTGATGGAAGGGGTGGAGAAAATCTTGACATTAAAACCTGAGGAGGCTCAAGCTGTTACCTCAAGTAGCACAGGTGCAAATGTTTCTGAAAGTGAACATGCAGATATTTTCCTGGATGGAAATACAATTGATAATCAGGATGAGAATggagtaaaaggagcaaaagaaaaggagagggCTATCCCTAATAGAGGTCAACTATCCAATGTGAATGGAAAAGTTTCTCATACAAAAGGAGTTCAGAATATAGAAGCATCCCCACCGAATATTGTAAACTGCATTTCAAGTTCCCCCAGGGCTTTTATTTCATCGCAAGCCACAACACCAAATCCCATTATGCAG GGTATGTACAATTTTGATACAAGCCAAGTGGTTCAATGCATGTACCCACAATCTAATCTGGTCATGGATCAGCAACCCAATCCTAACATCTATCACTCAccaaatttcttttctcacCAACATGATTCACCTGTCCAAACTCAATTATTACAG GAACCCCTAATCCATAACCCATACCAAGAATCTGACTCAAGCACCAGTCAACTGAGGCAC GCAATGGAACTTGATGTCCAACATCCACATTCACCTTCATTCTTGCTTTACGATGATAGATACAGAGCTTCCAACACATATCTTGGGCCTAAGTGA